From the genome of Pogoniulus pusillus isolate bPogPus1 chromosome 12, bPogPus1.pri, whole genome shotgun sequence, one region includes:
- the SETD4 gene encoding LOW QUALITY PROTEIN: SET domain-containing protein 4 (The sequence of the model RefSeq protein was modified relative to this genomic sequence to represent the inferred CDS: inserted 1 base in 1 codon) encodes MKKSRGRTGRKRRRKHLQSFMDGVNCSHKLEYIQLKKWLKDRGFEDRNLRPAEFLETGRGLMTTKALQAGDLIISLPEKCLLTTGTVLSSCLGEYIMKWKPPVSPLIALCTFLIAEKYAGEESRWKPYLDVLPKTYTCPVCLEHDVVSLLPEPLRKKAQEQRTVVHELYMSCKAFFSSLQPLFAENTETIFNYSALEWAWCTVNTRTIYMKHSQRECFSLEPDIYALAPYLDLLNHCPNVQVKAAFNDQTRSYEIQTNSQCKSYEEVFICYGPHDNQRLLLEYGFVAMDNPHSCVYVLSDILLKHFPPLDKQRNAKLSILKDHDFLENLTFGWDGPSWRLITALKLLSLGADEFTCWRRVLLGDVISARNEQQALNIAAKICHYLIEETQDALLQISQLKRKENLREHLALVEALRLEDLKILQKSAEIXCNLNMAATSAIWSYDSYG; translated from the exons ATGAAGAAAAGCAGAGGTCGGACAGGTCGAAAAAGACGACGAAAACACCTGCAGAGCTTTATGGATGGAG TCAACTGCAGTCACAAGCTGGAATACATTCAGCTTAAGAAATGGTTGAAAGACAGAGGATTTGAAGACAGAAATTTAAGGCCAGCAGAGTTTTTAG AAACAGGAAGAGGACTAATGACAACAAAAGCTCTTCAG GCAGGAGATCTGATCATTTCATTGCCTGAGAAATGCTTACTCACCACGGGCACCGTCCTTAGCAGTTGCTTGGGAGAATACATTATGAA GTGGAAGCCTCCTGTGTCTCCTTTGATAGCATTGTGCACATTTTTAATAGCAGAGAAATATGCTGGTGAGGAATCTCGGTGGAAACCATATCTTGATGTTTTACCCAAGACGTACACTTGCCCTGTTTGTTTGGAGCATGACGTAGTAAGCCTTCTTCCTGAACCTTTAAGAAAGAAGGCTCAGGAGCAGAGAACAGTGGTTCATGAGTTGTACATGTCTTgcaaggcttttttttcttccctacaGCCTTTGTTTGCTGAGAACACAGAAACTATTTTTAACTACAGTGCTCTAGAGTGGGCTTGGTGCACTGTTAATACCAGGACAATATACATGAAacattcacagagagaatgtttTTCTCTGGAGCCAGATATTTATGCACTGGCACCATATTTAGAtttgctaaaccactgtccaaATGTTCAG GTAAAGGCTGCATTTAATGACCAGACAAGAAGCTATGAAATTCAGACAAATTCACAATGCAAAAGTTATGAAGAAGTGTTCATCTGCTATGGGCCTCATGATAATCAGCGACTGCTACTAGAATATGGATTTGTTGCCATGGATAATCCTCACAGCTGTGTTTATGTCTTATCAG ATATTCTCCTCAAACATTTTCCACCACTGGACAAGCAGAGAAATGCAAAACTTTCCATTTTAAAGGATCATGATTTCTTAGA AAACCTGACCTTTGGATGGGATGGACCATCTTGGAGGCTCATCACAGCCCTGAAATTGTTAAGTCTTGGAGCAGATGAATT TACTTGCTGGAGAAGAGTGCTGCTTGGTGATGTAATTTCAGCCAGAAATGAACAGCAGGCTTTGAATATAGCAGCAAAAATATGCCATTATTTAATAGAGGAAACACAGGACGCCCTTCTTCAG ATTTCCCAgttgaaaagaaaggagaaccTCAGGGAACACCTGGCTTTGGTAGAAGCACTACGCTTGGAGGATCTGAAGATACTACAAAAATCAGCTGAGA CTTGCAACTTGAATATGGCAGCAACTTCAGCTATATGGAGTTATGATAGCTATGGCTGA